One window of Papaver somniferum cultivar HN1 chromosome 9, ASM357369v1, whole genome shotgun sequence genomic DNA carries:
- the LOC113313306 gene encoding cytochrome P450 90A1-like: MEYYTFIPSSLLTPPSLITLITIIFLFVFRSWFRFNSSRKLQLPPGTLGLPFIGESLQIISAYKTENPEPFIDERVKRYGNVFTTHLFGKPTVFSTDPDVNRFILQNEGRLFESSYPSSITNLLGKHSLLIIKGNLHKKLHSLTMSFANSSIIRDHLLVDVNRLVKLNLNSWNDHVLLQDEAKKITFELTVKQLMSIDPGEYSENLRKEYVLLIEGFFSVPIPFFFTTYGRAIKARRKVAESLLSVVRDRRKENIASSNGGGGKKNKDMLEALLEEECGLSDEEIVDFMLALLVAGYETTSTIMTLVVKFLTETPLALAQLKEEHEKIAAEKGYSGSLQWSDYKSLPFTQCVINETLRVANIISGVFRKTTADVTIKGFTIPKGWTVFVSFRAVHLHQDNYKESRSFNPWRWQQSDLASMSSIGNGNSFTPFGGGPRLCPGYELSRVEICVFIHHFVTHFSWAPAEDDKLIFFPTTRTVKRYPINLQRRKCRIE; the protein is encoded by the exons ATGGAGTATTATACTTTCATTCCATCTTCACTGCTAACTCCTCCCAGTCTAATTACTCTCATTACCATCATCTTCCTCTTCGTCTTCCGTTCTTGGTTTCGgttcaactcatcaagaaaacTTCAACTCCCACCAGGAACACTAGGCTTACCATTCATAGGAGAGAGCCTACAGATCATATCAGCTTACAAGACTGAAAACCCCGAACCGTTCATCGACGAACGTGTCAAGCGATACGGTAACGTGTTCACGACGCATTTGTTCGGAAAACCGACGGTTTTCTCAACCGATCCTGACGTGAATCGGTTTATACTTCAAAACGAAGGGAGATTGTTTGAAAGCAGTTATCCTTCTTCTATCACGAACTTGCTGGGAAAACATTCGTTGTTGATCATAAAAGGAAATCTTCACAAGAAATTGCATTCGCTTACTATGAGTTTCGCAAACTCGAGTATCATTCGCGATCATTTGCTTGTTGACGTTAACCGACTCGTTAAACTCAATTTGAACTCTTGGAATGATCATGTTTTACTACAAGATGAAGCTAAGAAG ATAACATTTGAACTGACAGTGAAGCAGCTGATGAGTATTGATCCAGGGGAATATTCAGAAAACTTGAGAAAAGAATATGTACTTCTCATTGAGGGGTTCTTTTCTGTTCCTATTCCCTTTTTCTTCACCACTTATGGCAGAGCCATCAAA GCCAGAAGGAAAGTAGCGGAGTCACTTCTATCGGTGGTTAGGGacagaaggaaagaaaatattgccagtagtaatggtggtggtggtaagaaGAATAAAGACATGCTAGAAGCTTTGTTGGAGGAAGAATGTGGGTTAAGTGATGAGGAGATTGTGGATTTCATGCTTGCTTTGTTAGTAGCTGGTTACGAAACTACTTCCACCATTATGACTCTTGTTGTCAAGTTTCTCACCGAGACTCCTCTTGCTTTGGCTCAACTCAAG GAGGAGCACGAAAAGATTGCAGCAGAAAAGGGTTACTCGGGCTCCCTGCAATGGAGCGACTACAAATCTCTTCCTTTTACCCAATGT GTGATAAATGAGACGCTGCGGGTTGCTAACATTATAAGCGGCGTGTTTAGGAAAACAACGGCCGATGTCACTATTAAAG GTTTTACGATCCCGAAGGGTTGGACAGTTTTCGTGTCGTTCAGGGCTGTGCATTTGCACCAAGACAACTATAAAGAATCTCGTTCGTTCAATCCTTGGAGATGGCAGCAGAGCGATTTGGCATCAATGTCTAGTATTGGGAACGGTAACTCATTCACGCCATTTGGAGGAGGTCCGCGGCTATGTCCGGGATACGAGCTTTCGAGAGTTGAAATTTGTGTTTTCATCCACCATTTCGTTACTCATTTCAG CTGGGCTCCGGCCGAAGATGACAAGCTCATATTTTTCCCCACCACAAGAACTGTCAAGCGGTATCCTATAAACCTCCAAAGGAGAAAATGTCGAATTGAATGA
- the LOC113314157 gene encoding ammonium transporter 1 member 3-like → MAVTSWETSVTDSINTIYLLFSAYLVFVMQLGFAMLCAGSVRAKNTMNIMLTNVVDAVVGSLSYFLFGFAFAYGAGGTDANPFIGSRFFALKDIPNENYDYSFFLYQWAFAIAVAGITSGSIAERTQFSAYLVFSFFLTGFVYPIVVHWVWSSSGWLSPNSSELLFNSGAIDFAGSGVVHLVGGIAGLWGALIEGPRVGRFDVFGKPVAIRGHNATLVILGTFLLWFGWFGFNPGSFNKILISYPNTYDQGNWTSIGRTAVTTTLAGSTAGIVTLFSRRLLVGHWDALDVCNGVLGGFVAITSGCSVVEPWAAILCGFIAAWVLIGLNMLALKLKYDDPLEAAQLHGGCGAWGLIFTGLFTKEEFILQTFQPGLGATGVLRPFGVLMGGGWGLLGAQLVEITVIVAWVSVTMGPLFYALHKLSLLRISVEEETVGLDRSSHGGYAYIAHSEENQPRTYAEYARLQEKP, encoded by the coding sequence ATGGCTGTAACATCATGGGAAACCAGTGTTACAGactcaatcaacacaatataCCTACTCTTCTCAGCTTACCTTGTCTTTGTAATGCAACTCGGATTTGCCATGTTATGTGCAGGTTCAGTCAGAGCTAAAAACACCATGAACATAATGCTCACAAACGTCGTGGACGCCGTTGTTGGTTCCCTTTCTTATTTTCTCTTCGGATTTGCTTTTGCTTACGGTGCCGGCGGAACTGATGCGAACCCTTTCATCGGTTCTCGGTTCTTCGCTCTTAAAGATATTCCGAATGAGAATTATGATTATAGTTTCTTTTTGTACCAGTGGGCTTTTGCCATTGCTGTTGCAGGTATTACTAGTGGTTCCATCGCGGAACGGACTCAGTTCAGTGCTTATCTCGTTTTCTCGTTTTTCCTCACTGGATTTGTTTACCCGATTGTTGTTCACTGGGTTTGGTCATCTAGCGGCTGGCTCAGTCCTAATTCGTCTGAATTATTGTTTAATTCTGGTGCAATTGATTTTGCCGGTAGCGGAGTTGTGCATTTAGTAGGTGGAATCGCCGGTTTATGGGGAGCTTTAATCGAAGGACCCCGAGTCGGGCGATTCGACGTGTTTGGAAAGCCTGTGGCGATTCGCGGTCATAACGCCACTCTAGTTATTCTAGGCACATTCTTGTTATGGTTTGGTTGGTTCGGGTTCAATCCCGGATCGTTCAATAAAATTCTTATATCGTACCCGAATACATATGATCAAGGCAATTGGACCAGTATCGGCCGGACGGCGGTAACCACCACGTTAGCGGGATCAACAGCCGGAATCGTCACATTGTTCAGTAGGCGCTTGCTAGTGGGTCATTGGGACGCATTAGATGTTTGCAATGGAGTTTTAGGTGGATTTGTCGCGATAACTTCCGGGTGCTCTGTAGTGGAACCATGGGCAGCAATCCTTTGCGGGTTCATCGCAGCCTGGGTCTTGATCGGCCTCAATATGTTGGCGCTTAAGCTAAAATACGATGACCCGTTAGAAGCGGCTCAATTGCATGGAGGTTGTGGCGCATGGGGACTAATATTTACAGGATTATTTACTAAAGAAGAATTTATACTTCAAACTTTCCAACCGGGTTTGGGTGCTACGGGTGTGCTCCGCCCATTCGGGGTGTTGATGGGTGGTGGTTGGGGACTGCTTGGTGCTCAGCTGGTCGAGATTACAGTAATCGTAGCTTGGGTAAGTGTAACCATGGGACCTCTATTTTATGCACTGCATAAGCTATCGCTCTTACGGATATCGGTCGAGGAGGAAACGGTCGGACTTGATAGATCTAGTCATGGAGGCTACGCCTATATCGCACATTCTGAGGAAAATCAACCTCGAACTTACGCAGAATATGCTCGGCTACAAGAGAAACCATGA